The Petrocella atlantisensis genome has a window encoding:
- a CDS encoding GNAT family N-acetyltransferase encodes MVDPKKMKLEIIQASTLDLLRINIALTKYDHYNKAIQSPQSLGKDTGEHFVYIDTVDQKSLGYLKLMKTNLTGTCWLQSFLILPDYIGQGFGRQFFYDFCRDYIQARHYNRIYLTCHLDNTPAILFWSSLGFHKYNDIENVMPVYEKAAYDLYYLDL; translated from the coding sequence ATGGTTGACCCTAAAAAAATGAAGCTGGAAATCATCCAAGCAAGTACCCTTGATCTACTAAGAATCAATATTGCCTTAACAAAGTATGATCATTATAACAAAGCCATTCAATCACCCCAGTCTTTAGGAAAAGATACAGGTGAACATTTTGTTTACATCGATACAGTAGACCAAAAGTCTTTAGGTTATTTAAAGCTTATGAAAACAAATCTAACAGGTACGTGTTGGCTTCAAAGCTTTCTCATATTGCCGGATTATATCGGACAAGGTTTTGGCCGACAATTTTTCTATGATTTTTGTAGAGACTATATACAGGCCCGTCACTATAACAGAATCTATCTGACATGTCATCTAGATAATACACCCGCAATTTTGTTTTGGTCCTCCCTTGGCTTTCATAAATATAATGACATTGAAAATGTCATGCCTGTCTATGAAAAAGCAGCCTATGACCTCTATTACCTTGATTTATAA